One window of Paludibacter propionicigenes WB4 genomic DNA carries:
- the tsf gene encoding translation elongation factor Ts, which produces MAVTMAEISKLRTMTGAGMMDCKNALTEAAGDFEKAVEIIRKKGQATAAKRSDREASEGCVLAAANGGFAAVLALKCETDFVAKNADFIALTQSVLDAAMVSKPTTLDELKALTIDGRVISEVITDRSGITGEKMELDYYEFVQGGTTSAYIHPGNKLATLVAVAQENAEYETLRGMAMHIAAMAPVAIDESEVPQKVKDNELAVAIEKTKTELVAKEVEVALKKAGINPAHVDSENHIESNMAKGWITAEDAAKAREIKTTVTAEKSATLPEQKVNSIAAGRMAKFYKEYTLLEQKYEGGGEEAGKITVKELLAKKQLTCVAFKRVTLNQE; this is translated from the coding sequence ATGGCAGTAACAATGGCAGAAATTTCAAAATTGCGTACCATGACTGGTGCCGGTATGATGGATTGCAAAAATGCACTCACAGAAGCCGCAGGTGATTTTGAAAAAGCAGTTGAAATTATTCGTAAAAAAGGTCAGGCTACAGCTGCAAAACGTAGCGATCGTGAAGCTTCGGAAGGTTGTGTTTTAGCAGCGGCTAATGGTGGTTTTGCTGCAGTGTTGGCACTGAAATGCGAAACAGACTTTGTGGCTAAGAATGCTGACTTTATCGCACTTACTCAATCAGTTCTTGATGCAGCGATGGTTTCAAAACCAACTACACTGGATGAATTAAAAGCGTTGACTATCGATGGTCGCGTGATTTCTGAAGTTATCACTGATCGTTCAGGTATTACCGGCGAAAAAATGGAGTTAGATTACTATGAATTCGTTCAGGGTGGAACTACTTCTGCTTACATTCACCCGGGAAACAAACTTGCTACATTGGTGGCAGTTGCTCAAGAAAACGCCGAATACGAAACCTTACGTGGTATGGCGATGCATATTGCAGCAATGGCGCCTGTGGCTATTGATGAATCCGAAGTGCCTCAAAAAGTAAAAGATAACGAGCTTGCTGTGGCTATCGAAAAAACCAAAACCGAACTTGTTGCCAAGGAAGTTGAAGTTGCATTAAAAAAAGCGGGTATCAATCCTGCTCACGTTGATAGCGAAAACCACATTGAATCAAACATGGCTAAAGGCTGGATTACAGCTGAGGACGCTGCAAAAGCACGCGAAATTAAAACAACTGTTACTGCAGAGAAATCTGCAACTTTACCAGAACAGAAAGTAAACAGTATTGCTGCTGGACGTATGGCAAAATTCTACAAAGAATATACCCTTTTAGAACAAAAGTACGAAGGTGGTGGTGAAGAAGCTGGAAAAATAACAGTAAAAGAACTGCTTGCGAAAAAACAGTTAACTTGTGTTGCTTTCAAACGTGTAACTTTGAATCAGGAATAA
- the rpsB gene encoding 30S ribosomal protein S2 → MSRTNFEELLEAGCHFGHLKRKWNPAMAPYIFMERNDIHIIDLHKTVVKIDEAAAALKQIAKSGRKILFVATKKQAKDVVADKASAVGMPYITERWAGGMLTNFPTIRKAVKKMTTIDKMATDGTFDNISKREKLQITRQREKLEKNLGSIADLTRLPSALFVVDVMKEHIAVLEAQRLGIPVFGIVDTNSNPNNIDFVIPANDDATKSVDVILSAMVAAIQEGLEERKVEKVDTEAAEAPVAKEPKSRISKRPRTQKEDEEALNANVAKKFIKEEE, encoded by the coding sequence ATGTCTAGAACAAATTTCGAAGAATTATTAGAAGCAGGTTGCCACTTTGGTCACTTGAAACGTAAATGGAATCCGGCTATGGCTCCCTACATCTTTATGGAGCGTAACGACATCCACATTATCGATTTGCACAAAACGGTAGTGAAAATTGACGAAGCAGCCGCTGCTTTGAAACAAATTGCAAAATCAGGACGTAAAATCCTTTTTGTAGCAACTAAAAAACAAGCTAAAGACGTAGTAGCTGATAAAGCTTCTGCTGTTGGAATGCCATATATTACTGAGCGTTGGGCTGGTGGTATGTTAACCAACTTCCCTACAATCCGTAAAGCAGTGAAAAAAATGACCACCATTGACAAAATGGCAACTGATGGTACTTTTGATAATATCTCTAAAAGAGAAAAACTGCAAATTACCCGTCAACGTGAAAAACTTGAAAAAAACTTAGGCTCAATTGCAGACCTGACTCGCTTACCATCAGCACTTTTTGTTGTTGACGTAATGAAAGAGCATATTGCAGTTCTTGAAGCTCAACGTTTGGGTATCCCTGTTTTCGGAATTGTTGATACTAACTCTAATCCAAACAATATTGACTTTGTAATTCCTGCTAACGATGACGCAACAAAATCTGTTGACGTAATTTTGTCGGCAATGGTTGCTGCCATTCAGGAAGGTTTGGAAGAACGTAAGGTGGAGAAAGTCGATACTGAAGCTGCTGAAGCTCCTGTAGCGAAAGAACCAAAATCAAGAATTTCAAAAAGACCAAGAACTCAAAAAGAAGATGAAGAAGCGTTGAATGCTAACGTTGCTAAAAAATTCATCAAAGAAGAAGAATAA
- the rpsI gene encoding 30S ribosomal protein S9 — protein sequence MEVINALGRRKAAVARIFVSEGTGQITINKRDISVYFPSPILQYVVKQPLNKLGVVEKYDIKVNLDGGGFNGQAGALRLAIARALVKINPEDKPALKADGFMTRDPREVERKKPGQPKARKRFQFSKR from the coding sequence ATGGAAGTAATAAATGCCTTAGGAAGAAGAAAAGCGGCTGTAGCTCGTATTTTCGTAAGCGAAGGAACCGGACAAATTACAATAAATAAACGCGATATTTCCGTATATTTTCCATCTCCAATTTTACAATATGTGGTAAAACAACCTCTGAATAAATTAGGAGTAGTTGAAAAATATGACATTAAAGTAAATCTTGATGGTGGTGGTTTCAATGGCCAGGCCGGAGCTTTGCGCTTAGCAATTGCCCGTGCGTTGGTAAAAATCAATCCCGAAGACAAACCGGCTTTGAAAGCAGATGGATTTATGACTCGTGACCCACGTGAAGTGGAACGTAAGAAACCGGGTCAACCAAAAGCTCGTAAGAGATTCCAGTTCTCAAAACGTTAA
- the rplM gene encoding 50S ribosomal protein L13, which yields MDTLSYKTISANKATAQKEWVVVDATDMVLGRMGSKVAKLLRGKYKPSFTPHVDCGDNVILINAEKVQLTGNKWNDRVYLSHTGYPGGQREITPAKLMAKSSEKLIKKVVKGMLPKNRLGDKLLGNLYVFPGAEHTMQAQQPKQIDLNSLK from the coding sequence GTGGATACGTTAAGTTATAAAACCATTTCTGCCAATAAAGCGACAGCGCAGAAAGAATGGGTAGTAGTGGATGCTACCGATATGGTGTTGGGACGTATGGGCTCAAAAGTTGCTAAACTTTTGCGCGGAAAATACAAACCAAGTTTCACTCCTCACGTAGATTGTGGTGACAATGTGATTCTTATCAATGCAGAGAAAGTTCAATTGACCGGTAACAAATGGAACGACCGCGTTTACCTTAGCCACACTGGCTATCCTGGTGGACAACGTGAAATTACACCAGCCAAATTGATGGCAAAAAGCTCTGAAAAACTTATCAAGAAAGTGGTAAAAGGTATGTTGCCTAAAAACCGCCTTGGAGATAAACTTTTGGGCAATTTGTATGTATTCCCAGGTGCGGAACACACTATGCAAGCTCAGCAACCAAAACAAATCGATTTAAACTCACTTAAATAA
- a CDS encoding DNA-3-methyladenine glycosylase, which translates to MKLNTDFYTQDATIVAEKLLGKILVRVHDNGETQRYRITETEAYMGAEDKACHASKGRTPRTEVMFAEGGRVYVYLIYGMYWMLNVVTGELNHPQAVLIRAIDKIVGSGKVGRELKIDKSFYGESLTGSARIWIEDAPDEVIFETAPRVGIDYAGDEWKNKPWRFISKR; encoded by the coding sequence ATGAAACTGAATACTGATTTTTACACACAAGATGCCACGATTGTTGCCGAGAAATTACTGGGCAAAATTTTAGTGAGAGTCCATGACAACGGCGAAACGCAACGATACCGCATAACCGAAACCGAAGCTTACATGGGTGCCGAAGACAAAGCCTGCCATGCCAGCAAAGGACGAACACCACGCACCGAAGTTATGTTTGCCGAAGGCGGCCGTGTGTACGTTTACCTTATTTACGGCATGTATTGGATGCTGAACGTTGTGACAGGGGAACTTAACCACCCGCAAGCAGTATTGATCAGAGCGATAGATAAAATTGTAGGTTCGGGCAAAGTGGGACGCGAATTAAAGATTGACAAAAGCTTCTACGGTGAAAGCCTGACAGGATCAGCCCGAATATGGATAGAAGATGCTCCTGATGAAGTCATTTTCGAGACCGCACCACGCGTGGGGATTGACTATGCGGGAGATGAATGGAAAAATAAACCATGGAGATTTATTAGCAAGCGATAA
- a CDS encoding MutS-related protein, translated as MKSFSRPHHAWGLTMREMNGKINHGDLLASDKNNLNSKPDLVNSFKIICIFALLFEYKLVRTITMLSKQRLRKTLLESFGKPKDDLFDFELIKKYFHKKNHSDEFQVLSDKTCNDLDFEELFMFIDRTSSRIGQQHLYNKLRTIPRKPNNTANTEKIISELSQNSELRLNVQTLLARLNEREAYYISLLFQYEHIKPPKWFFMVKFLSFTSLLLIIAFFFNLKVILLIIPIFIINLIIHYTNKKNLYQYLGSVPQLIRLNNTAKKLFENDLFQELNPTLRESTGIIDKIQKQMLFFKLESKLQSDLEVIISTIFELLKTAFLIEPLFLFDILKKMDTRRKEIEDIFLFVGEIDTLISIASLREGLSHYCLPTVTERKTLSAKDIFHPLIANCVENSINLNHKSILLTGSNMSGKTSFIRTIGLNAITGQTINTCFATEFSMPKMNIFSAIRINDDLMNDKSYYFEEVLTIKEMIKQSSNESANLFLLDEIFKGTNTIERIAAGKAVLSSLNLNDNIVFVSTHDIELTDLLKNEYELYHFSESINNQSVDFDYKLKNGKLKNRNAIRILQINDYPEDIISEAYTICKVLEETSFTAHIQKLE; from the coding sequence ATGAAGTCATTTTCGAGACCGCACCACGCGTGGGGATTGACTATGCGGGAGATGAATGGAAAAATAAACCATGGAGATTTATTAGCAAGCGATAAAAATAATCTGAACTCCAAACCTGATTTAGTTAACAGTTTCAAAATAATTTGTATCTTTGCATTGTTATTTGAATATAAACTTGTCCGGACAATAACCATGCTCAGCAAACAAAGATTACGAAAAACTCTTCTTGAATCATTTGGCAAGCCTAAAGATGATTTGTTTGATTTTGAACTTATAAAAAAATACTTTCACAAAAAGAATCACTCAGATGAATTTCAGGTACTAAGCGATAAAACATGCAACGATCTGGATTTTGAAGAATTATTCATGTTCATTGACCGCACAAGTTCGAGAATTGGCCAACAACACCTGTACAATAAACTCAGGACTATACCCCGGAAACCGAATAACACAGCCAACACCGAAAAAATAATATCCGAACTAAGTCAGAATTCGGAACTGCGATTGAATGTTCAGACTTTACTCGCCCGGCTAAACGAAAGAGAAGCATATTATATCAGCTTATTATTTCAATATGAACACATTAAACCGCCCAAGTGGTTTTTTATGGTTAAGTTCTTGTCATTTACAAGTCTGTTACTAATTATTGCATTTTTCTTCAACCTGAAAGTCATTTTACTTATCATCCCGATTTTCATCATCAATCTCATCATTCATTACACGAATAAGAAAAACTTATATCAATACCTTGGCTCGGTGCCTCAACTTATCCGGCTGAATAATACAGCAAAGAAATTATTCGAAAACGACCTTTTTCAGGAGCTGAATCCTACCCTGAGAGAATCTACCGGAATAATTGACAAGATACAAAAACAAATGTTGTTTTTCAAGCTGGAGTCGAAGTTGCAATCAGATTTAGAAGTAATTATTTCTACTATTTTTGAACTTCTCAAAACAGCATTTCTCATCGAACCCTTATTTTTGTTTGATATCCTGAAAAAAATGGATACAAGACGAAAGGAAATAGAAGATATATTCCTCTTTGTGGGTGAAATAGACACATTGATTTCCATAGCATCGCTCAGAGAAGGACTGAGCCATTACTGCCTGCCAACAGTGACCGAACGAAAAACGCTTTCGGCAAAAGATATTTTCCATCCACTAATCGCCAATTGCGTTGAAAACAGCATTAACCTCAATCATAAGTCGATACTGCTGACCGGCTCCAACATGTCGGGTAAAACTTCATTCATCAGAACTATCGGATTAAACGCCATAACAGGTCAAACAATAAATACCTGCTTTGCAACAGAATTCAGCATGCCTAAAATGAACATATTTTCGGCTATACGAATTAATGACGACCTGATGAATGACAAAAGCTATTACTTTGAGGAAGTGTTGACTATAAAAGAAATGATTAAGCAAAGCTCCAATGAAAGTGCCAACCTGTTTCTGCTCGACGAGATATTTAAAGGTACCAATACTATAGAACGAATTGCAGCGGGTAAAGCAGTATTGTCATCGCTCAACTTAAACGACAATATTGTATTTGTCTCGACACACGACATCGAACTTACGGATCTGCTAAAGAACGAATACGAGCTATATCACTTCAGCGAAAGCATAAACAACCAATCGGTAGACTTTGATTACAAGCTGAAAAACGGGAAACTAAAAAACAGAAATGCTATACGCATACTTCAAATAAACGATTATCCTGAAGATATAATATCGGAAGCTTATACTATATGTAAAGTACTGGAAGAAACATCATTTACCGCACACATACAAAAGCTGGAATAA
- a CDS encoding glycoside hydrolase family 13 protein, which produces MLRKLLVVISLFIALGISAQIERVEPSFWWIGMKNTRLQLLIHGTEICNRKVIINYPGVKILKTNRACSPNYLFVTLDINPKVTKAGSFKILLTEPEKSNLTVSYELKNRQADSWKRTGFSSNDVVYLLMPDRFANGNPANDNVDSQPEKANRSIDYGRHGGDIKGIKDHLDYIKELGATTIWTTPVQENNFNKYTYHGYAISDFYKIDPRFGSNAEYVDFVSASHQKGLKIIMDMVSNHAGIWAWWMNDLPFEDWIHQWPAYTQTNHKAITTKDTHAAAIDKKRMTDGWFDTSMPDMNQQNEYFLTYFIQNSIWWVEYANLDGIRMDTYPYNDRNAMAKWAKAIMDEYPRFNIVGETWLSTPQDIAFWQKDAVNPLKYNSYLPSVMDFTTERAMETCFNEHGKAWEDKGMNRLYNSIANDYVYPNTNNLLIFAENHDTQRFNHLINGNLAKFKMAMSFLMTTRGIPQIYYGSEIGMRGEKDKGDGDIRRDFPGGWAGDSINAFTAAGRTREQNEYFSFLSKLLNWRKNKTVIHTGLLTHYVPENDVYVYFRYNDREKIMVIINNNETDQTLKTERFAESIESKTTGTDVMTGRTYDLKNELTLPKETTLILELK; this is translated from the coding sequence ATGCTGAGAAAATTACTCGTAGTTATATCCCTGTTTATTGCTTTAGGTATTTCGGCTCAAATAGAACGCGTAGAACCATCGTTTTGGTGGATAGGAATGAAAAATACCCGGCTACAGCTCTTAATACACGGTACCGAAATATGCAACCGCAAGGTAATTATCAACTACCCGGGAGTAAAAATATTGAAAACCAACAGGGCGTGTAGTCCGAATTATTTATTCGTCACACTCGATATCAACCCTAAAGTAACAAAAGCCGGCAGCTTTAAAATACTGCTTACCGAGCCGGAAAAATCAAATCTGACTGTCTCTTACGAACTCAAAAACCGACAAGCCGACTCGTGGAAACGTACAGGTTTCTCGAGCAACGATGTGGTTTATCTGCTTATGCCCGATAGGTTTGCAAACGGCAATCCGGCAAACGACAATGTAGATTCGCAACCTGAAAAGGCAAACCGCAGCATCGACTACGGAAGACATGGCGGCGACATAAAAGGCATAAAAGATCATCTGGATTACATAAAAGAACTGGGAGCTACCACTATATGGACCACCCCGGTGCAAGAAAACAACTTCAATAAATACACCTACCACGGATACGCCATAAGCGACTTTTACAAAATAGATCCACGCTTCGGGAGCAACGCTGAGTATGTGGATTTTGTCAGTGCATCGCACCAAAAAGGATTGAAGATAATCATGGATATGGTCTCAAACCATGCCGGAATCTGGGCATGGTGGATGAACGATTTGCCTTTCGAAGACTGGATACATCAATGGCCTGCATACACGCAAACCAACCACAAAGCCATCACGACCAAAGATACGCACGCAGCCGCTATCGATAAAAAAAGAATGACAGACGGCTGGTTCGACACGTCGATGCCCGACATGAACCAGCAGAACGAATACTTTCTGACATACTTTATTCAGAATTCCATTTGGTGGGTGGAATACGCCAACCTGGATGGCATACGAATGGACACTTACCCCTACAATGACCGTAATGCTATGGCAAAATGGGCAAAAGCCATCATGGATGAATACCCGCGTTTTAATATTGTAGGAGAAACCTGGCTGTCTACGCCGCAAGACATTGCATTCTGGCAAAAAGATGCTGTAAATCCGCTCAAATACAATTCGTATTTACCCAGCGTAATGGATTTTACAACCGAACGAGCCATGGAAACCTGCTTTAATGAACACGGAAAGGCATGGGAAGACAAAGGCATGAACAGGCTGTACAACAGCATTGCCAACGATTATGTATATCCCAACACAAACAACCTGTTGATTTTTGCCGAAAATCATGACACCCAGCGATTCAATCATCTGATTAATGGCAATCTGGCTAAGTTTAAAATGGCTATGTCGTTTTTGATGACCACACGCGGCATACCGCAGATTTATTACGGATCGGAAATAGGAATGAGAGGCGAGAAAGACAAAGGTGATGGTGATATCCGGCGCGATTTTCCCGGAGGCTGGGCGGGCGACTCTATCAATGCGTTTACCGCAGCCGGCAGAACCCGTGAGCAAAACGAATACTTCAGTTTTCTCTCAAAATTACTCAACTGGCGTAAAAACAAAACGGTTATTCACACCGGATTACTTACTCACTACGTGCCCGAAAACGACGTATACGTTTATTTCAGATACAATGATCGGGAAAAAATTATGGTGATTATCAACAATAACGAAACAGATCAGACTCTGAAAACAGAGCGATTTGCCGAGAGTATAGAAAGCAAAACAACAGGAACAGATGTAATGACCGGGAGAACGTACGATTTGAAGAATGAACTGACGTTGCCCAAAGAAACAACATTGATTCTGGAGCTAAAATAA
- a CDS encoding DUF3467 domain-containing protein, which produces MENQEDQLNIELSAEIAEGTYSNLAIISHSTSEFVVDFIRIMPGTPKANVKSRIILTPEHAKRLLFALQENIAKYEHQNGKIKVPDNGFVPPVPMAFGGGEA; this is translated from the coding sequence ATGGAAAACCAGGAAGACCAACTAAACATTGAACTTTCGGCCGAAATAGCTGAAGGAACTTATTCAAATCTAGCAATCATATCTCATTCTACATCCGAATTTGTGGTAGACTTTATCCGCATTATGCCGGGTACGCCCAAGGCCAATGTAAAATCGCGTATAATCCTCACTCCCGAACATGCAAAACGCTTACTTTTTGCTTTGCAGGAAAATATTGCCAAATACGAACATCAAAACGGAAAGATAAAAGTTCCTGATAATGGTTTTGTGCCTCCGGTACCCATGGCCTTTGGTGGTGGCGAGGCCTGA
- a CDS encoding sphingomyelin phosphodiesterase, with the protein MNRNLCLIILLMLLTSIDAMSQTSLLMDTPDLGTKPLKILSWNIYMLPYISLFNHNADRARVIADKLEFSDYQIIVFQEAFSSKCRNILAKRLAKEYPYQYGPANKCYWPFRTSSGLWVVSKMPLKQLAKIKFTEGSGFDIIARKGAVLFQGDFEGTRFQLLATHLQADNSEKIRAKQCREIKEHLLNEFYNPNIPQLICGDFNIEMDDRVNYQRMLSTLEANNGLISGEVKCTYDEIDNNLARNAQGEKKVIDYILVRNEQLIHRIERKVHTFYARIGEKSSNLSDHYAMEANIVFNTVPTAVSSLLLTDRK; encoded by the coding sequence ATGAACAGAAACCTGTGTTTGATTATTTTATTGATGTTACTAACCTCAATTGATGCAATGAGCCAGACTTCGCTGCTTATGGATACACCCGACCTGGGAACTAAACCACTCAAAATTCTGAGTTGGAATATATACATGTTGCCTTATATTAGCTTGTTCAATCACAATGCCGACAGGGCTCGGGTGATAGCCGATAAGCTCGAATTTTCGGATTATCAGATTATTGTTTTTCAGGAAGCGTTTAGTAGTAAGTGTCGCAATATTCTGGCAAAGCGCCTGGCAAAAGAATACCCTTACCAGTACGGACCGGCTAATAAATGCTACTGGCCTTTCAGAACCAGCAGTGGCTTGTGGGTGGTAAGTAAAATGCCCTTAAAACAACTGGCAAAGATCAAATTCACCGAAGGCAGTGGTTTCGATATCATTGCACGCAAAGGTGCGGTGCTCTTTCAGGGCGATTTTGAGGGAACGCGTTTCCAGCTGCTTGCCACACACCTGCAGGCGGACAATTCCGAAAAGATACGGGCTAAACAATGCCGCGAAATTAAAGAACATTTGTTGAATGAGTTTTACAATCCGAATATACCGCAGCTTATTTGTGGCGATTTCAATATCGAGATGGATGATCGTGTAAACTACCAACGTATGCTCAGTACCCTGGAAGCCAATAACGGACTTATCTCGGGCGAAGTAAAATGCACTTACGACGAGATTGATAATAACCTGGCTCGCAATGCTCAGGGCGAAAAGAAGGTGATAGACTACATTCTGGTGCGCAACGAGCAGCTGATTCATCGTATTGAGCGTAAAGTTCATACTTTCTATGCCAGGATAGGGGAGAAGTCGTCCAATTTATCCGACCACTACGCCATGGAAGCCAATATTGTTTTCAATACCGTACCCACTGCTGTCTCGTCATTGCTCCTTACAGATCGGAAATGA
- a CDS encoding NADPH-dependent 7-cyano-7-deazaguanine reductase QueF, which yields MDFNLKDSLLGKQSSTPETYDASLLFRIPRSENRVRYAIEDEHLPFVGFDVWNCYELSFLTDNGLPVSRVLKLVYPASGQFLVESKSLKLYLNAFNMDRFGKTIAIAESRVADLIRTDLSRLLETDVQVSLFGSGSAVGQPFQAFDGVDLCSQIPESVQESIAFTRFVESPDLLRGSVSDVMKSYVFRTDLLRSNCRVTNQPDWGDLFVSMSAQRDVDLSSVMEYLVSFRKENHFHEEVVEMIYKRFWDIFAPESLMVAAMYTRRGGIDINPIRASHSGLIDKILVDGGLMTAKTWRQ from the coding sequence ATGGATTTCAATTTAAAAGACTCATTGCTCGGCAAGCAATCATCTACGCCCGAAACTTACGATGCTTCGCTGTTGTTTCGGATACCGCGCTCCGAAAACAGGGTGCGTTATGCCATAGAGGATGAGCACTTGCCTTTTGTTGGTTTTGATGTGTGGAATTGTTATGAATTGTCGTTTCTGACGGACAACGGCTTGCCCGTTTCGCGTGTATTGAAGCTGGTCTATCCGGCTTCCGGTCAGTTTTTGGTGGAGTCCAAGTCGCTTAAGCTGTATCTCAATGCTTTTAATATGGATCGTTTTGGCAAAACGATAGCCATAGCCGAAAGCCGTGTGGCAGACCTGATACGTACCGATCTCTCCCGATTGCTCGAAACTGATGTGCAGGTAAGCCTGTTCGGTTCCGGAAGTGCAGTAGGGCAACCTTTTCAGGCTTTCGACGGGGTTGATTTGTGTTCGCAGATACCGGAATCAGTGCAGGAGTCTATCGCGTTTACGCGTTTCGTGGAGTCGCCGGACTTGCTTCGCGGTAGTGTTTCGGATGTTATGAAGTCGTACGTTTTTCGCACCGATCTTCTTCGTTCCAACTGCCGCGTAACCAATCAGCCCGATTGGGGCGACTTATTCGTAAGCATGTCGGCGCAGCGCGATGTCGATTTAAGTTCTGTGATGGAGTATCTGGTTTCGTTTCGCAAGGAAAACCACTTTCACGAAGAGGTGGTGGAGATGATTTACAAGCGGTTTTGGGATATTTTTGCTCCCGAATCGTTGATGGTAGCAGCCATGTACACCCGTCGTGGGGGGATAGACATTAACCCCATACGGGCTTCGCACTCCGGATTGATAGACAAAATACTCGTCGACGGGGGGCTGATGACCGCAAAAACATGGAGGCAGTAA